One Chlorobaculum limnaeum genomic window carries:
- a CDS encoding CHAD domain-containing protein, with amino-acid sequence MSDAQETLFFRINGETPLLQAVGQNLPEGWSLGKISTRRERLVFYDTFEGEAFRNGLAVVRRKGTLSIIDLGTGAVEAETSLAQTPPRFFASDIPEGKARKRLLQCSTLRAFINRCAIDRFISSWRILNQDGKTIATLDYESLHPADKSSETLFPRHYSITPLKGYHKELSPMLMALPEPVDAYRIVSFRERFIAIMEAAEPFGKGYSSKLHLQLDARAPIHENVRRLLLFTTSVMEANEEGIRKDIDSEFLHDFRVAVRRSRSILRLLNGAFDPERTAWALAGLRELGKRTNDLRDSDVYLLRRDEYTSLLSPSLRPALDPFFSDLEAEKRLHHRQFCRYLAGGEYPDFMASLKEFIAEEKLPDEESAPLAARPTGEVAAKAIRKALKKVLAHGRRTGSETSDTELHELRIDCKKLRYLLEFFASLFPPKATAQVLRQMKALQDNLGTFVDMSVQMEFLQSRLETLPADRGGIGEAAAIGGLLTTLYREREKVREHFHEIFSAFDNNETGELFDELLTGLAEA; translated from the coding sequence ATGAGCGACGCCCAGGAGACCCTTTTTTTCAGAATCAACGGAGAAACGCCGCTGCTTCAGGCGGTCGGGCAGAATCTGCCCGAAGGGTGGAGCCTCGGCAAGATTTCCACGCGACGGGAGCGGCTTGTTTTTTACGACACCTTCGAGGGGGAGGCGTTCCGCAACGGCCTTGCGGTGGTGCGCAGAAAGGGGACGCTCTCGATCATCGATCTCGGCACCGGCGCGGTGGAAGCTGAGACTTCCCTCGCCCAGACGCCGCCACGCTTCTTCGCCTCCGACATTCCGGAAGGCAAAGCGCGGAAGCGGCTCTTGCAGTGCAGCACGCTCCGCGCCTTCATCAACCGCTGCGCCATCGACCGCTTCATATCGAGCTGGCGGATTCTGAACCAGGACGGCAAAACCATCGCGACGCTCGATTACGAATCACTCCATCCGGCAGACAAAAGCAGCGAAACGCTCTTTCCGCGCCACTACTCGATCACGCCGCTCAAGGGCTACCACAAGGAGCTGTCGCCGATGCTCATGGCGCTGCCGGAGCCGGTTGACGCCTACCGTATCGTCAGCTTCAGGGAGCGCTTCATCGCCATCATGGAGGCCGCTGAACCGTTCGGCAAGGGCTACTCCTCGAAGCTCCACCTGCAACTCGACGCCCGTGCGCCAATTCACGAAAACGTCCGGCGACTCCTTCTTTTCACCACCTCCGTCATGGAGGCGAACGAAGAGGGCATCCGCAAGGACATCGACTCGGAGTTTCTGCATGACTTCCGCGTCGCCGTCCGTCGGAGCCGCTCGATCCTGCGGCTGCTCAACGGCGCGTTCGATCCCGAAAGAACCGCCTGGGCGCTCGCCGGACTGCGCGAACTCGGCAAGCGCACCAACGACCTGCGCGACAGCGACGTCTATCTCTTGCGCCGCGACGAGTACACCAGCCTCCTGTCGCCATCGTTGCGACCGGCGCTCGACCCCTTCTTCAGCGATCTCGAAGCGGAGAAACGCTTGCATCACAGGCAGTTCTGTCGCTACCTTGCAGGTGGGGAATATCCCGACTTTATGGCCTCGCTGAAGGAGTTCATCGCGGAGGAGAAGTTGCCGGACGAGGAGTCCGCGCCTCTGGCCGCCCGTCCGACAGGCGAAGTGGCGGCAAAGGCGATCCGCAAGGCACTGAAAAAGGTGCTCGCGCACGGGCGCCGCACCGGCAGCGAAACGAGCGACACCGAGCTGCACGAGCTGCGCATCGACTGCAAGAAGCTCCGCTACCTGCTCGAATTCTTCGCTTCGCTCTTTCCGCCGAAAGCCACAGCGCAGGTGCTCCGGCAGATGAAGGCGTTGCAGGACAACCTCGGAACCTTCGTGGACATGTCGGTGCAGATGGAGTTTCTGCAAAGCCGTCTCGAAACGCTTCCGGCGGATCGCGGTGGCATCGGCGAAGCGGCAGCCATCGGCGGCCTGCTCACGACGCTCTACCGCGAACGGGAAAAGGTCAGGGAACATTTCCACGAAATCTTCTCCGCTTTCGACAACAACGAGACCGGAGAGCTGTTCGACGAACTGTTGACCGGACTTGCCGAAGCATGA
- a CDS encoding ParA family protein: MKTIALYSIKGGVGKTAAAVNLSFLAATATTPTLICDLDPQGASSFYFRITASRKYNSEKFLKGNDKILKNIKATDFAHLDLLPSDLSYRNLDIELSESKKPKKLLSKNLEGLDAEYRYLFFDCPPNLTLLSESVFRAADLILVPLIPTTLSVRTFTQLVEFFAENGLDSSRIAGFFSMEEKRKSMHRDIVEEFSANPSMLRQAIPYSSDVEKMGLTRAPLNATHPKSPAAQAYKKLWEEVRGRIEL, encoded by the coding sequence ATGAAAACCATCGCTCTCTACAGCATCAAGGGCGGCGTGGGCAAAACAGCCGCCGCCGTGAACCTCTCGTTCCTCGCCGCGACCGCCACGACGCCAACGCTCATCTGCGACCTCGATCCGCAAGGCGCAAGCTCCTTCTACTTCCGTATCACGGCATCGCGCAAATACAACAGCGAGAAGTTCCTGAAGGGCAACGACAAAATCCTCAAGAACATCAAGGCGACAGACTTCGCCCACCTCGACCTCCTCCCTTCCGATCTCTCGTACCGGAACCTCGACATCGAGCTGTCGGAGTCGAAAAAGCCAAAGAAACTGCTTTCGAAAAACCTCGAAGGACTCGACGCGGAGTACCGCTACCTCTTCTTCGACTGCCCGCCGAACCTCACGCTGCTCTCGGAGAGCGTCTTCCGCGCCGCAGACCTGATCCTCGTGCCGCTCATCCCCACGACGCTCTCCGTCCGCACTTTCACTCAGCTCGTGGAATTTTTCGCGGAGAACGGCCTCGACAGCTCCAGAATTGCCGGATTCTTTTCGATGGAGGAGAAGCGGAAATCGATGCACCGCGACATCGTGGAAGAGTTCAGCGCCAATCCGTCGATGCTCCGGCAAGCGATCCCCTACAGCTCCGACGTCGAAAAGATGGGCCTCACCCGCGCCCCCCTGAACGCCACCCACCCCAAAAGCCCCGCCGCGCAAGCTTATAAAAAGCTGTGGGAGGAAGTGAGGGGGAGGATAGAATTATGA
- a CDS encoding metallophosphoesterase family protein, translating into MTRFSNLERLLRTSETIGIDRASRVVVFSDLHLGDGGRNDEFRHNGQLFETVLRQRYLADGFSLVLNGDIEELFKFDLQAIASAWDGLYDLLLAFGRNGFFRKLYGNHDQALLDHHDYKLASALVESLALRYEGQTLLLFHGHQASPFLNEPSSVFSRSLFYILRYLARPFGFRNYSVSYSSRKRFAIERSVYDFSNRFKLISIIGHTHRPLFESMSKLDYLNYRLEELCRGYAPADAARRQAIEAEIDEVRAELESCYRNGFRKSLRSGRYDAIAIPSIFNSGCCIGKRGLTAIEIEAGMIRLVYWTRDGHRSRSTGERLNQPEELGQSGIYRVVLNEDHLDYVFSRIRLLA; encoded by the coding sequence ATGACGCGCTTTTCCAATCTCGAACGGTTGCTTCGAACCTCGGAAACCATCGGGATCGACCGCGCTTCCCGGGTGGTGGTGTTCAGCGATCTGCATCTTGGCGACGGCGGTCGCAACGATGAATTCCGGCATAATGGCCAGCTTTTCGAAACCGTGCTGCGCCAGCGCTATCTTGCCGATGGATTCAGCCTTGTTTTGAACGGCGATATCGAGGAGCTGTTCAAGTTCGACCTCCAGGCTATCGCCTCCGCCTGGGACGGTCTGTACGATCTCTTGCTCGCGTTCGGGCGGAACGGTTTCTTCCGGAAGCTTTACGGCAACCACGATCAGGCGCTTCTCGATCACCACGACTACAAACTCGCCTCCGCGCTTGTCGAATCGCTCGCGCTGCGCTACGAAGGCCAGACCCTCCTGCTTTTTCACGGTCATCAGGCGTCGCCGTTCCTGAACGAACCTTCCTCGGTGTTCAGCCGCTCGCTTTTCTATATTCTTCGTTATCTGGCCCGCCCCTTCGGTTTTCGCAACTACTCGGTCTCTTACAGCAGCCGGAAGCGGTTCGCCATCGAACGCTCGGTGTACGACTTCTCGAACCGTTTCAAGCTCATTTCGATCATCGGTCACACCCATCGTCCGCTCTTCGAGTCGATGTCGAAGCTCGATTACCTCAATTATCGGCTCGAAGAGCTTTGCCGCGGCTACGCTCCGGCGGATGCCGCGCGCCGCCAGGCAATCGAGGCCGAAATCGACGAGGTGAGGGCGGAGCTCGAATCGTGCTACCGCAACGGCTTCCGCAAAAGCCTGCGGAGCGGGCGGTACGACGCCATCGCCATTCCGAGCATCTTCAATTCAGGCTGCTGCATCGGCAAGCGCGGCCTGACCGCCATCGAGATCGAGGCAGGCATGATCCGCCTTGTCTACTGGACGCGCGACGGCCATCGAAGCCGCTCGACCGGCGAACGCCTCAACCAGCCCGAAGAGCTTGGCCAGAGCGGCATCTACCGCGTGGTGCTCAACGAGGATCACCTCGATTACGTCTTTTCAAGAATACGCCTTCTGGCGTAG
- a CDS encoding metallophosphoesterase — MSLHQKKHPHLEKLLETARPVRLDSSSKVLILSDLHMGNGGRRDEFRRNAELVRSMLQEYYLPGQYSLVLNGDIEELFKFSVEDITRVWGHIYELFLQFEKNGFFWKTYGNHDSDLFEERDYPLSKHLLESIRFQYEEEVMLLFHGHQASILLWETYPLVSRAVVLFLRYVAKPIGIRNFSTAYNSRRRFAIEKSIYEFSNQAKIVSIIGHTHRPLFESLSKVDHLNYKIEELCRQYSSAPKDERLAIKERIGELKAMLDACFTEGKKIGLRSGRYNNIVIPSVFNSGCAIGKRGVTALEIDGDRIRLVYWFKEKQGRRFVSDRNHEPEQLGNSGFYRIVLNEDHLDYVFSRIRLLA, encoded by the coding sequence ATGAGTCTGCATCAGAAGAAACATCCGCATCTCGAAAAACTGCTTGAAACGGCACGGCCCGTCAGGCTCGACAGTTCGTCCAAAGTGCTTATTCTGAGCGACTTGCACATGGGCAACGGTGGCCGCCGCGACGAGTTTCGCCGCAATGCGGAGCTTGTGCGTTCGATGCTTCAGGAGTATTACCTGCCCGGCCAGTACAGCCTTGTGCTGAATGGCGATATCGAGGAGCTGTTCAAGTTCTCGGTTGAAGATATAACCAGGGTCTGGGGCCACATTTACGAGCTGTTCCTGCAATTCGAAAAGAACGGATTTTTCTGGAAAACCTACGGCAACCACGACTCCGATCTTTTCGAGGAGCGGGACTATCCGCTGTCGAAGCATCTGCTCGAATCGATCAGGTTTCAGTACGAAGAGGAGGTAATGCTGCTCTTTCACGGCCATCAGGCGTCGATTCTGCTCTGGGAGACCTACCCGCTCGTCAGCCGCGCGGTCGTGCTGTTCCTGCGCTACGTGGCCAAGCCCATTGGCATCCGCAACTTCTCGACCGCCTACAACAGTCGCCGCCGCTTCGCCATCGAAAAATCGATCTACGAATTCTCGAACCAGGCCAAAATCGTTTCGATCATCGGTCACACCCACCGGCCGCTGTTCGAATCGCTCTCGAAGGTCGATCATCTCAACTACAAGATCGAGGAGCTTTGCCGCCAGTACTCCTCGGCACCGAAAGATGAGCGCCTCGCCATCAAAGAGCGGATCGGCGAGCTGAAAGCGATGCTCGATGCCTGTTTCACCGAGGGCAAGAAGATTGGTCTGCGCAGCGGGCGTTACAACAACATCGTCATTCCGAGCGTCTTCAATTCGGGGTGCGCCATAGGCAAGCGGGGCGTCACGGCGCTCGAAATCGATGGCGACCGGATCCGGCTCGTTTACTGGTTCAAGGAGAAGCAGGGGCGGCGCTTCGTCAGCGACCGGAACCACGAACCTGAACAGCTTGGCAATTCCGGCTTTTACCGCATCGTGCTCAACGAGGATCACCTCGATTACGTGTTTTCTCGAATACGGCTCCTGGCGTAG
- the trmH gene encoding tRNA (guanosine(18)-2'-O)-methyltransferase TrmH produces the protein MVSPERFRKIRELLEKRQTDLTLVMDNVNKPHNLAAIIRSCDAVGIHQVHAISYRSSIKTKQHTAAGASRWLKVRLSESVTPVGEKLRKAGAQILVAHYCPEAVDFRAIDYTRPTAIVMGEELKGPSEEALDLADNYIYIPMMGMVESLNVSVAAALILFEAQRQRQAAGLYDTRRFNDADFERLLFEYTYPRLAAVLREQGKPYPTLDENGGFTE, from the coding sequence TTGGTCTCACCTGAACGATTCCGGAAAATCCGCGAGCTGCTCGAAAAGCGGCAGACCGACCTGACGCTCGTCATGGACAACGTCAACAAGCCGCACAACCTGGCAGCCATCATCCGGAGCTGCGACGCCGTCGGCATTCACCAGGTGCACGCCATTTCATACCGCTCTTCGATCAAGACCAAGCAGCACACGGCGGCGGGCGCGAGCCGGTGGCTCAAGGTGCGCCTCAGCGAATCGGTCACGCCGGTGGGCGAAAAGCTGCGGAAGGCGGGCGCGCAGATTCTCGTGGCGCACTACTGCCCGGAGGCGGTCGATTTCCGCGCCATCGACTACACCCGCCCGACGGCTATTGTGATGGGCGAGGAGCTGAAAGGCCCATCGGAGGAGGCGCTCGACCTGGCCGACAACTACATTTATATCCCGATGATGGGCATGGTCGAGTCGCTGAACGTCTCGGTGGCTGCGGCGCTCATCCTCTTCGAAGCGCAACGCCAGCGCCAGGCCGCCGGATTGTACGACACGCGCCGCTTCAACGACGCCGACTTTGAGCGCCTGCTCTTCGAGTACACCTACCCGCGCCTGGCCGCCGTGCTGCGCGAACAGGGAAAGCCTTACCCGACGCTCGACGAAAACGGCGGCTTCACGGAGTGA
- a CDS encoding DUF4255 domain-containing protein, which yields MISHALTIVVNELNSHLKDIYAMDTEIARPGNPSDGFDMSNNSSSRESVIFSVINIREEKTLKNQPNYLRDETTLKALYENPPVFLNFQILVMAPHANYSNGLLMISRVLRFFQYKNVFTQDNVQPASITSNAPTNDLDCLESFKLIFDLYSPSMEEINHLWGTLGGKQYPFVIYWMRMLDLKFSAPPQEGSLIQEVITDITHKY from the coding sequence ATGATTTCTCATGCCCTGACGATCGTGGTCAATGAGCTGAACTCACACCTGAAGGATATCTACGCCATGGATACCGAAATCGCGCGTCCTGGCAATCCATCCGACGGTTTCGATATGTCGAACAACTCGAGTTCGAGAGAATCGGTGATCTTTTCGGTCATCAACATCAGGGAAGAAAAGACGCTCAAGAACCAGCCCAACTATCTGCGCGACGAAACCACGCTCAAGGCGCTGTATGAAAATCCGCCGGTCTTCCTGAATTTCCAGATTCTGGTGATGGCGCCCCACGCAAACTACTCCAATGGCCTGTTGATGATCTCCAGGGTCTTGCGCTTTTTCCAGTACAAAAATGTCTTCACGCAGGACAACGTCCAGCCCGCCTCGATCACGAGCAATGCGCCCACCAACGACCTTGATTGCCTCGAATCGTTCAAACTGATCTTCGACCTTTATTCGCCTTCGATGGAGGAGATCAACCACCTCTGGGGCACGCTCGGCGGAAAGCAGTATCCTTTCGTGATTTACTGGATGCGGATGCTCGATCTCAAGTTCAGCGCCCCTCCGCAGGAGGGCAGTCTGATCCAGGAGGTCATCACCGATATCACCCATAAATACTGA
- a CDS encoding phage tail sheath family protein, whose protein sequence is MATMYKTPGVYIEEIPKFPPSIAPVATAIPAFIGYTEKALKNGESLTSKPTRIESIAEYVELFGEGPSQKIELYLDADNNYISSGKPAGSKARLLYDSLRMFYANGGGNCYIVSIGSYEESLDKQAFLDGLAAVESEDEPTILLFPDAVNLDDSGLHDVQVAALSQCNKLMDRVALCDTVNSGDFGADVQRLRDGIGINNLKYGAAYGPWINTSLPRTFYNRDLTLRRDDKNGDPIALNSLTSDSAIQQMLSDVAEAQKAVDALRDAENAAAGEGKSWTEQLKKLSDAYNALPADADLTTDVQPALQGIYDLLALVVANVKDMADGLPAVVSASPDPSVPETKDFILAKDITQYLGSSALKSSVFDVLAAHYNYLATTGMPGEPEEGSEEEPENVTIKLFSDNPSSATTDLGKAIELLDYANAAAFLAVSKTDVTAKYAAATTAREMADIARNAAAQAASSIIALFRFAESSAAEYEKKFNDALLSSFGTYKSLVSKAIESMNQLPPSGAIAGVYAAVDSNRGVWKAPANVSLNSVVSPAAKISQEQQADYNVDVNAGKSVNIIRSFTGKGVLVWGARTLAGNDNEWRYVNVRRFFNFVEESVKKATEQFVFEPNDANTWVRIQAMIENFLTVLWRQGALQGIKPEHAFYVSLGLGKTMTALDILEGRMIIEIGMAAVRPAEFIILRFSHKMAES, encoded by the coding sequence ATGGCAACAATGTACAAGACCCCCGGCGTCTATATCGAGGAGATCCCGAAGTTCCCTCCTTCGATCGCGCCCGTGGCAACGGCGATTCCTGCCTTTATCGGCTATACCGAAAAGGCCCTCAAAAATGGCGAATCGCTCACCAGCAAGCCGACCCGGATCGAATCGATCGCCGAGTACGTCGAGCTGTTCGGCGAAGGGCCGTCGCAGAAGATCGAACTCTATCTCGACGCTGACAACAACTACATCAGCAGCGGCAAGCCCGCCGGAAGCAAGGCCCGGCTGCTGTACGACAGCCTCCGCATGTTCTACGCCAACGGCGGCGGCAACTGCTACATCGTTTCCATCGGCAGCTATGAGGAGAGCCTCGACAAGCAGGCATTCCTCGACGGACTCGCCGCCGTGGAGAGCGAGGACGAACCGACCATCCTGCTCTTCCCCGATGCCGTCAACCTCGACGATTCGGGCCTGCATGACGTGCAGGTCGCCGCGCTCTCGCAGTGCAACAAGCTCATGGATCGCGTGGCGTTGTGCGACACGGTCAATTCGGGCGACTTCGGCGCTGACGTCCAGCGGCTCCGCGACGGCATCGGCATCAACAACCTCAAGTACGGCGCGGCCTACGGCCCCTGGATCAACACCAGTCTGCCCCGCACCTTCTACAACCGCGACCTGACGCTGAGACGCGACGACAAGAACGGCGACCCCATCGCGCTCAACAGCCTGACCAGCGACAGCGCGATCCAGCAAATGCTCTCCGACGTCGCCGAAGCGCAGAAGGCGGTCGATGCGCTCAGGGATGCCGAAAACGCCGCCGCTGGCGAAGGCAAGAGCTGGACCGAGCAACTCAAGAAGCTCTCCGACGCCTATAACGCATTGCCAGCCGATGCCGACCTGACGACAGATGTTCAGCCGGCCTTGCAGGGTATTTACGATCTGCTTGCCCTCGTCGTCGCCAATGTGAAGGATATGGCCGATGGCCTGCCGGCAGTCGTCAGCGCCTCGCCCGATCCGTCGGTGCCGGAGACGAAGGACTTCATCCTTGCAAAGGACATTACGCAGTACCTCGGCAGTTCGGCGCTGAAAAGCTCGGTCTTCGACGTGCTGGCCGCGCACTACAACTATCTGGCCACGACAGGCATGCCTGGCGAGCCTGAGGAGGGCTCGGAAGAAGAGCCGGAAAATGTGACCATCAAACTCTTCTCGGACAATCCCTCCAGCGCCACGACCGATCTCGGCAAAGCGATCGAGCTGCTCGACTACGCCAACGCTGCCGCTTTCCTTGCGGTATCGAAAACGGATGTCACCGCCAAATACGCCGCCGCGACGACGGCCAGAGAGATGGCCGACATCGCCCGTAACGCCGCCGCGCAGGCCGCAAGTTCCATCATCGCCCTCTTCCGCTTCGCCGAGAGTTCGGCGGCGGAGTACGAAAAGAAGTTCAACGACGCCCTGCTCAGCAGCTTCGGAACCTACAAGAGCCTCGTGAGCAAGGCGATCGAGTCGATGAACCAGCTTCCGCCATCGGGCGCGATTGCGGGCGTGTACGCGGCGGTGGACTCGAATCGCGGCGTCTGGAAAGCTCCGGCCAACGTCAGCCTCAACTCGGTGGTCAGCCCCGCCGCGAAGATTTCGCAGGAGCAGCAGGCGGACTACAACGTGGATGTGAACGCCGGAAAATCGGTCAATATCATCCGCAGCTTCACCGGCAAGGGTGTGCTGGTGTGGGGTGCGCGCACCCTGGCGGGCAACGACAACGAATGGCGCTACGTCAACGTCCGGCGCTTCTTCAACTTCGTCGAGGAGTCGGTCAAGAAAGCGACCGAGCAGTTCGTCTTCGAACCCAACGACGCCAACACCTGGGTGCGCATCCAGGCCATGATCGAGAACTTCCTGACCGTGCTCTGGCGGCAGGGGGCCTTGCAGGGCATCAAGCCGGAGCACGCCTTCTACGTGTCGCTCGGCCTCGGCAAAACGATGACCGCGCTCGACATCCTCGAAGGACGCATGATCATCGAGATCGGCATGGCCGCCGTCAGGCCCGCCGAGTTCATCATCCTGCGCTTCTCGCACAAGATGGCCGAATCGTAA
- a CDS encoding phage tail protein yields the protein MAQEYPIPRFHFQVDWGGAKLSFTEVTGLVMEREKIEYRHSDSKDFSKIAMPGMVKNSNITLKRGKFENDFDFNAWLEAVANERVENRRDVTIRLLNEKHAPVAAWTAARCFPVKITAPDLKSDANEVAIESIELAHEGLKLMKV from the coding sequence ATGGCACAGGAATATCCGATACCAAGGTTTCACTTCCAGGTTGACTGGGGAGGCGCCAAACTCAGCTTCACCGAAGTCACCGGGCTGGTGATGGAGCGCGAAAAGATCGAGTACCGCCACAGCGACAGCAAGGATTTCAGCAAGATCGCCATGCCGGGCATGGTCAAGAACAGCAACATCACGCTCAAACGGGGCAAGTTCGAGAACGACTTCGATTTCAACGCCTGGCTCGAAGCGGTAGCCAACGAGCGCGTCGAGAACCGCCGCGACGTCACCATCCGGCTGCTCAACGAGAAGCACGCGCCGGTGGCGGCCTGGACGGCGGCGCGCTGCTTCCCGGTCAAGATCACCGCGCCCGACCTCAAGTCCGACGCCAACGAGGTGGCCATCGAGAGCATCGAGCTGGCGCACGAGGGGCTGAAACTGATGAAGGTCTGA
- a CDS encoding phage tail protein encodes MVDYYPPWGFYFRVVFGISKDKNDARFQSVSGLSVEYDFETFREGGENRFEHKLPVRTKYADLVLKRGLLTDSTVIGWLTDAFQNRSFTPTDLSVNLLNEKGEPLQTWNVVHAIPKKWLVSDFNANENSVVIETMELSYRYFTVQKG; translated from the coding sequence ATGGTTGACTACTATCCTCCGTGGGGGTTCTATTTCCGGGTGGTCTTCGGAATCAGCAAGGACAAGAACGATGCGCGTTTCCAGTCGGTCTCCGGCCTGTCGGTCGAGTACGACTTCGAGACCTTCCGGGAGGGGGGCGAGAACCGCTTCGAGCACAAGCTGCCAGTCAGGACGAAATACGCCGACCTGGTGCTCAAGCGCGGCCTGTTGACCGATTCGACGGTCATCGGCTGGCTGACCGACGCCTTCCAGAACCGCTCGTTCACCCCCACGGACCTGTCGGTCAACCTCCTGAACGAAAAAGGCGAGCCGCTGCAAACCTGGAACGTGGTGCACGCCATTCCCAAAAAGTGGCTCGTCAGCGATTTCAACGCGAACGAAAACAGCGTCGTCATCGAAACGATGGAACTGAGTTACCGTTACTTCACCGTCCAGAAGGGGTAA
- a CDS encoding DUF5908 family protein, with translation MPVEIRELHIKVTVNESESGDGASAGREAGERSGNSAGGAADREAIVAECVEQVLRIMQNKRER, from the coding sequence ATGCCAGTAGAGATCAGGGAGCTGCATATCAAAGTGACGGTCAACGAGTCTGAGTCGGGCGATGGCGCAAGCGCGGGCCGGGAGGCCGGAGAGCGGAGCGGCAATAGCGCGGGCGGCGCAGCGGATCGCGAGGCCATCGTGGCCGAGTGCGTCGAACAGGTGCTCCGGATTATGCAAAACAAACGTGAACGCTGA
- a CDS encoding CIS tube protein, which translates to MAESGKLEKMLILAFADSKKAESGGKKEADDYVEALINPESYTQSYKLKFSKSGQGQGSSGQQLKYEYSEPGEMSFDFLFDNTGIIDGTPRDSIADDVQKFRKVLTDYKGDAHEPRHFKLVWGENSIFKGRVTSLEITYKLFKPDGTPLRATAKVTFKSSIEEEKRAATEDRQSADLTHIRKVRAGDTLPLMCFRIYGDSKYYLDVAAANGLDNFRSLTPGAEIRFPPIDKTGKLS; encoded by the coding sequence ATGGCTGAGAGCGGAAAACTCGAAAAGATGCTGATCCTGGCCTTTGCCGATTCGAAGAAGGCCGAAAGCGGCGGCAAGAAGGAGGCCGACGACTACGTCGAGGCGCTGATCAACCCGGAGAGCTATACGCAGAGCTACAAGCTGAAGTTCTCGAAATCGGGCCAGGGCCAGGGTTCCAGCGGCCAGCAACTCAAGTACGAGTACTCCGAGCCGGGCGAAATGAGCTTCGATTTCCTCTTCGACAATACCGGCATCATCGACGGAACTCCGCGCGACTCGATCGCCGATGACGTGCAGAAGTTCCGCAAGGTGCTGACCGATTACAAGGGTGACGCGCACGAGCCGAGGCACTTCAAACTGGTGTGGGGCGAGAACTCGATTTTCAAGGGGCGGGTGACTTCGCTTGAAATCACCTACAAGCTCTTCAAGCCAGACGGCACTCCCCTGCGCGCCACGGCCAAGGTAACCTTCAAGAGCAGCATCGAGGAGGAGAAGCGCGCCGCCACCGAGGACAGGCAATCCGCCGACCTGACCCACATCCGCAAGGTCAGGGCCGGTGATACCCTGCCGCTGATGTGTTTCAGGATTTACGGCGACTCGAAGTACTATCTCGACGTAGCCGCGGCCAACGGGCTGGACAACTTCCGTTCGCTTACGCCGGGCGCGGAGATCAGGTTTCCGCCCATCGATAAAACCGGGAAGCTATCGTGA